In one Poecilia reticulata strain Guanapo linkage group LG8, Guppy_female_1.0+MT, whole genome shotgun sequence genomic region, the following are encoded:
- the pecam1a gene encoding platelet endothelial cell adhesion molecule isoform X1, protein MGSGPPGSLLLLLLSSLLLILKCARGESSFIIDTVGLSILPKNNVQSGTEVKIRCNARVSSSNISHLEYLFEFMRDGVEIHSANTTKDSTYYEINPARAVDSGNYQCKVSVKNKRKFSNTKTLDVKGLQTPILHLNNSTPYESEEFKVTCSAPEEKGGLTFNFYKTFRDGQPQRIKKQQSTNNFLETTLTLSHIGDCFLSCDYEISLVSGPISSNVSNEIQVKVKELNIVPDMTILPNDIYEPDIIEVTCKVQIHLADIEIFLVKDRTVLNRTTGKPLIHRFRPKPTDSGELVCKTEWRNVQKENYKTLIVKEVFSKPQLHLEPVDVFEGEQFRLNCSVKVFFPQMFDXRTLKYNLYKDGTRLISSATYVAVAHRNHNGIYSCKVEGTRISTSFHKDSETVTVKAKVPVSDPVLSVVGGKIFVGKGFQLICHSHTGTFPIVYTLFTHNGKKMSRKMSRSEDQATFDIPPIHKTSDLKAFLCHASNNPHTPSKTALGQQLLNSTNIIEPTSKPQLTIHPSQDITEGQSVKLVCSVQAGSRPINFTWYHLESNGALASLSTNKLEGYHSMSNANKKHSGKYYCTSTNPTDEFQWSEPVTIEVKMAGWKKALIIVFCFILLLIXFLVIALKTRLFHFKRKRTANLSVKSVCTKVERLSLTQAEVIDANATPTMMGKSVWSDHVSGSGGYESDDQNSSTLPEKKAEPEYTEVQIKDADPTKAPAKQGTGNIYSEVRHSQQGVPEVPDGKPMEYAQLNHDENHQPDNGQVVDQSLTRENTTDSENNTDXHTGDPEEGTCDPSPDC, encoded by the exons ATGGGCTCCGGACCCCCTGGATCtctactgctgctgcttctctccaGCCTCCTCCTCATCT TGAAGTGCGCCAGAGGAGAGTCAT CATTCATTATAGATACTGTTGGTCTCTCGATCCTGCCTAAAAACAATGTTCAGAGTGGAACCGAGGTGAAGATTCGTTGCAACGCACGCGTCAGTTCCAGCAACATCTCTCATCTGGAATACCTCTTCGAGTTTATGCGGGACGGCGTCGAAATCCACTCAGCTAACACAACGAAAGACTCTACTTACTATGAGATCAACCCGGCCAGGGCAGTCGACTCGGGAAATTACCAGTGCAAAGTCTCTGTGAAGAACAAGCGCAAGTTCAGCAACACCAAGACGCTTGATGTCAAAG GCCTTCAAACCCCCATTCTTCATCTTAATAATTCAACACCCTATGAAAGTGAGGAGTTCAAAGTCACCTGCAGTGCTCCAGAGGAGAAAGGAGGTCTTACATTcaacttttacaaaacatttagagaTGGACAGCCACAGCGGATAAAGAAGCAACAAAGCACCAATAACTTTCTAGAGACCACTCTGACACTCAGCCACATAGGGGACTGCTTTCTGTCCTGTGACTACGAGATCAGTTTGGTCTCAGGTCCCATAAGCTCTAACGTCAGCAATGAGATTCAAGTGAAAGTCAAAG AGCTCAACATCGTCCCGGACATGACTATATTACCCAATGATATCTATGAACCAGACATAATAGAAGTGACCTGTAAAGTACAGATTCATCTAGCGGACATTGAAATATTCCTCGTAAAGGACCGGACTGTTCTCAATAGAACCACGGGTAAACCTCTCATTCATCGATTTAGACCGAAACCGACAGACTCTGGAGAGCTTGTTTGTAAGACAGAGTGGAGAAATgtccaaaaagaaaactataaaacCCTCATAGTCAAAG AGGTATTCTCAAAGCCCCAGCTGCATTTGGAGCCCGTGGACGTGTTTGAAGGAGAACAATTCAGACTTAACTGTTCAGTCAAGGTTTTCTTTCCTCAGATGTTTGACCMCAGAACTTTGAAATACAACCTCTACAAAGATGGCACCCGATTGATCAGTTCGGCCACATATGTTGCTGTTGCACATCGTAACCATAACGGCATCTACTCCTGTAAAGTTGAGGGCACTCGKATTTCAACCTCTTTTCATAAGGACAGCGAAACAGTTACTGTTAAAGCTAAAG TCCCTGTTTCAGATCCGGTGCTGAGTGTGGTCGGGGGCAAAATCTTTGTAGGCAAGGGATTTCAACTGATCTGTCACAGTCACACAGGCACTTTTCCCATCGTGTACACCCTTTTTACACATAACGGGAAAAAGATGAGCAGGAAGATGAGCAGATCTGAGGACCAGGCTACCTTTGACATACCTCCAATCCACAAGACCTCtgatttaaaagcatttctatGCCATGCAAGTAATAATCCACATACACCTTCTAAAACAGCTTTAGGGCAGCAACTACTGAACTCAACCAATATTATTG AGCCCACCTCAAAACCACAGCTGACCATTCATCCCAGCCAGGACATCACTGAGGGACAAAGTGTGAAACTTGTCTGCTCTGTACAGGCAGGCAGTCGACCCATCAACTTCACATGGTACCACCTAGAGTCCAATGGAGCGCTGGCCTCCCTCTCAACCAATAAGCTAGAAGGATACCACAGCATGTCTAACGCCAATAAAAAACACTCTGGGAAATACTACTGCACGAGCACAAACCCAACTGATGAATTCCAATGGAGTGAACCTGTCACAATCGAAG TGAAAATGGCAGGGTGGAAGAAAGCACTTATCATTGTCTTCTGCTTCATACTTCTCCTCATCYTCTTCCTTGTGATTGCCTTAAAAACACGGCTTTTCCATTTTAAGAGGAAAAGAACAGCTAACTTGTCAGT GAAGTCAGTCTGCACCAAAGTGGAGCGACTGAGTCTCACACAAGCTGAGGTCATTGATGCAAATG CCACCCCAACCATGATGGGAAAAAGTGTTTGGAGCGACCACGTCTCAGGTTCTGGTGGGTATG AGTCGGATGACCAGAACAGCAGCACATTACCAGAAAAAAAGGCTGAACCTGAATATACTGAGGTTCAAATAAAAGACGCAGACCCAACCAAAG CTCCAGCGAAGCAGGGCACGGGCAACATCTACAGCGAAGTCCGCCACTCCCAGCAAG GTGTCCCAGAGGTGCCTGATGGT AAACCGATGGAATATGCGCAGCTGAACCACGACGAAAATCACCAACCTGACAATGGTCAGGTYGTCGATCAGAGCCTGACGCGTGAAAACACGACTGATTCTGAAAACAACACTGACRTTCACACTGGTGACCCGGAGGAAGGAACCTGTGACCCGTCGCCTGACTGTTGA
- the pecam1a gene encoding platelet endothelial cell adhesion molecule isoform X2 — translation MGSGPPGSLLLLLLSSLLLILKCARGESSFIIDTVGLSILPKNNVQSGTEVKIRCNARVSSSNISHLEYLFEFMRDGVEIHSANTTKDSTYYEINPARAVDSGNYQCKVSVKNKRKFSNTKTLDVKGLQTPILHLNNSTPYESEEFKVTCSAPEEKGGLTFNFYKTFRDGQPQRIKKQQSTNNFLETTLTLSHIGDCFLSCDYEISLVSGPISSNVSNEIQVKVKELNIVPDMTILPNDIYEPDIIEVTCKVQIHLADIEIFLVKDRTVLNRTTGKPLIHRFRPKPTDSGELVCKTEWRNVQKENYKTLIVKEVFSKPQLHLEPVDVFEGEQFRLNCSVKVFFPQMFDXRTLKYNLYKDGTRLISSATYVAVAHRNHNGIYSCKVEGTRISTSFHKDSETVTVKAKVPVSDPVLSVVGGKIFVGKGFQLICHSHTGTFPIVYTLFTHNGKKMSRKMSRSEDQATFDIPPIHKTSDLKAFLCHASNNPHTPSKTALGQQLLNSTNIIEPTSKPQLTIHPSQDITEGQSVKLVCSVQAGSRPINFTWYHLESNGALASLSTNKLEGYHSMSNANKKHSGKYYCTSTNPTDEFQWSEPVTIEVKMAGWKKALIIVFCFILLLIXFLVIALKTRLFHFKRKRTANLSVKSVCTKVERLSLTQAEVIDANATPTMMGKSVWSDHVSGSESDDQNSSTLPEKKAEPEYTEVQIKDADPTKAPAKQGTGNIYSEVRHSQQGVPEVPDGKPMEYAQLNHDENHQPDNGQVVDQSLTRENTTDSENNTDXHTGDPEEGTCDPSPDC, via the exons ATGGGCTCCGGACCCCCTGGATCtctactgctgctgcttctctccaGCCTCCTCCTCATCT TGAAGTGCGCCAGAGGAGAGTCAT CATTCATTATAGATACTGTTGGTCTCTCGATCCTGCCTAAAAACAATGTTCAGAGTGGAACCGAGGTGAAGATTCGTTGCAACGCACGCGTCAGTTCCAGCAACATCTCTCATCTGGAATACCTCTTCGAGTTTATGCGGGACGGCGTCGAAATCCACTCAGCTAACACAACGAAAGACTCTACTTACTATGAGATCAACCCGGCCAGGGCAGTCGACTCGGGAAATTACCAGTGCAAAGTCTCTGTGAAGAACAAGCGCAAGTTCAGCAACACCAAGACGCTTGATGTCAAAG GCCTTCAAACCCCCATTCTTCATCTTAATAATTCAACACCCTATGAAAGTGAGGAGTTCAAAGTCACCTGCAGTGCTCCAGAGGAGAAAGGAGGTCTTACATTcaacttttacaaaacatttagagaTGGACAGCCACAGCGGATAAAGAAGCAACAAAGCACCAATAACTTTCTAGAGACCACTCTGACACTCAGCCACATAGGGGACTGCTTTCTGTCCTGTGACTACGAGATCAGTTTGGTCTCAGGTCCCATAAGCTCTAACGTCAGCAATGAGATTCAAGTGAAAGTCAAAG AGCTCAACATCGTCCCGGACATGACTATATTACCCAATGATATCTATGAACCAGACATAATAGAAGTGACCTGTAAAGTACAGATTCATCTAGCGGACATTGAAATATTCCTCGTAAAGGACCGGACTGTTCTCAATAGAACCACGGGTAAACCTCTCATTCATCGATTTAGACCGAAACCGACAGACTCTGGAGAGCTTGTTTGTAAGACAGAGTGGAGAAATgtccaaaaagaaaactataaaacCCTCATAGTCAAAG AGGTATTCTCAAAGCCCCAGCTGCATTTGGAGCCCGTGGACGTGTTTGAAGGAGAACAATTCAGACTTAACTGTTCAGTCAAGGTTTTCTTTCCTCAGATGTTTGACCMCAGAACTTTGAAATACAACCTCTACAAAGATGGCACCCGATTGATCAGTTCGGCCACATATGTTGCTGTTGCACATCGTAACCATAACGGCATCTACTCCTGTAAAGTTGAGGGCACTCGKATTTCAACCTCTTTTCATAAGGACAGCGAAACAGTTACTGTTAAAGCTAAAG TCCCTGTTTCAGATCCGGTGCTGAGTGTGGTCGGGGGCAAAATCTTTGTAGGCAAGGGATTTCAACTGATCTGTCACAGTCACACAGGCACTTTTCCCATCGTGTACACCCTTTTTACACATAACGGGAAAAAGATGAGCAGGAAGATGAGCAGATCTGAGGACCAGGCTACCTTTGACATACCTCCAATCCACAAGACCTCtgatttaaaagcatttctatGCCATGCAAGTAATAATCCACATACACCTTCTAAAACAGCTTTAGGGCAGCAACTACTGAACTCAACCAATATTATTG AGCCCACCTCAAAACCACAGCTGACCATTCATCCCAGCCAGGACATCACTGAGGGACAAAGTGTGAAACTTGTCTGCTCTGTACAGGCAGGCAGTCGACCCATCAACTTCACATGGTACCACCTAGAGTCCAATGGAGCGCTGGCCTCCCTCTCAACCAATAAGCTAGAAGGATACCACAGCATGTCTAACGCCAATAAAAAACACTCTGGGAAATACTACTGCACGAGCACAAACCCAACTGATGAATTCCAATGGAGTGAACCTGTCACAATCGAAG TGAAAATGGCAGGGTGGAAGAAAGCACTTATCATTGTCTTCTGCTTCATACTTCTCCTCATCYTCTTCCTTGTGATTGCCTTAAAAACACGGCTTTTCCATTTTAAGAGGAAAAGAACAGCTAACTTGTCAGT GAAGTCAGTCTGCACCAAAGTGGAGCGACTGAGTCTCACACAAGCTGAGGTCATTGATGCAAATG CCACCCCAACCATGATGGGAAAAAGTGTTTGGAGCGACCACGTCTCAGGTTCTG AGTCGGATGACCAGAACAGCAGCACATTACCAGAAAAAAAGGCTGAACCTGAATATACTGAGGTTCAAATAAAAGACGCAGACCCAACCAAAG CTCCAGCGAAGCAGGGCACGGGCAACATCTACAGCGAAGTCCGCCACTCCCAGCAAG GTGTCCCAGAGGTGCCTGATGGT AAACCGATGGAATATGCGCAGCTGAACCACGACGAAAATCACCAACCTGACAATGGTCAGGTYGTCGATCAGAGCCTGACGCGTGAAAACACGACTGATTCTGAAAACAACACTGACRTTCACACTGGTGACCCGGAGGAAGGAACCTGTGACCCGTCGCCTGACTGTTGA